The following proteins come from a genomic window of Caldisericia bacterium:
- the mraZ gene encoding division/cell wall cluster transcriptional repressor MraZ encodes MGCFEYKMDEKGRVLVPPQFKEELGEKFIITRGFENCLFVYSIKEWNRISNELEKVPLSSKELRFFMRIWFSSAQEVSIDQYGRILIPNDFRRYANLNREIVFIGVLNRVEIWDKTLWENYKNSNEISYENSILKLMEGR; translated from the coding sequence ATGGGTTGTTTTGAGTATAAAATGGATGAAAAAGGAAGGGTGCTTGTACCACCCCAATTTAAAGAGGAACTTGGGGAAAAATTTATAATTACCCGTGGTTTTGAAAATTGCCTTTTTGTTTATTCAATTAAAGAATGGAATAGAATTTCAAATGAATTAGAAAAAGTTCCCTTATCTTCAAAAGAGTTAAGATTTTTTATGAGAATTTGGTTTTCATCAGCACAAGAAGTGTCAATTGATCAATATGGCAGAATTTTAATACCAAATGATTTTAGAAGATATGCAAACTTAAATCGTGAAATTGTTTTTATAGGTGTTTTAAATAGAGTTGAAATATGGGATAAAACACTTTGGGAAAATTATAAAAATTCAAATGAAATCTCTTATGAAAACTCAATTTTGAAACTTATGGAAGGAAGATGA
- the rsmH gene encoding 16S rRNA (cytosine(1402)-N(4))-methyltransferase RsmH translates to MEIVHKPVLLKEVLSFIDFEKARIFLDLTVGEGGHSEEILKKAREDAILIGFDLDEEILKVAEKRLSELSKKFYLFNENYKNFPEVLKKLNIDKVDFMLLDLGFSSFQLKEGRGFSFLDKESLHMGYSKSFRGADYYINKLSKNDLIYIFEEFGEIKDSEKLALKIIEERKKKKIESSYELAKIIEKVVKKRGKIHPATTIFQALRIYVNRELDNLRDFLLIFSDYLNIGGIAEIISYHSLEDRMVKRTFKELEEMEVVKILTKKVITPTKEEIKENRRSRSAKLRVVQKI, encoded by the coding sequence ATGGAAATAGTTCATAAACCAGTCTTATTAAAAGAAGTTCTCTCTTTTATAGATTTTGAGAAAGCAAGAATTTTTCTTGATTTAACTGTTGGAGAGGGTGGACATAGTGAAGAAATTTTAAAAAAAGCAAGAGAAGACGCAATTTTAATTGGTTTTGATCTTGATGAAGAGATTTTAAAAGTTGCTGAAAAAAGACTTTCAGAATTAAGCAAAAAATTTTATTTATTTAATGAAAATTATAAAAATTTTCCAGAAGTATTAAAGAAATTAAACATTGACAAGGTAGATTTTATGCTTTTAGATCTCGGTTTTTCTTCATTTCAACTTAAAGAAGGTAGAGGTTTTTCTTTTTTAGATAAAGAAAGTTTGCATATGGGTTATAGCAAAAGTTTTAGAGGAGCAGATTATTATATTAATAAATTGAGTAAAAATGATCTAATTTATATATTTGAAGAATTTGGTGAAATAAAAGATAGTGAAAAACTTGCTTTAAAAATAATTGAAGAGAGAAAAAAGAAAAAGATAGAGTCAAGTTACGAACTTGCAAAAATAATTGAAAAGGTTGTAAAAAAGAGAGGAAAAATTCACCCTGCAACTACAATTTTCCAAGCATTAAGGATTTATGTAAATCGTGAATTGGACAATCTTAGAGATTTTTTATTAATTTTTTCAGATTACCTCAATATTGGAGGAATTGCAGAGATAATTTCATATCACTCTCTTGAAGATAGAATGGTAAAAAGAACTTTTAAAGAACTTGAAGAGATGGAAGTTGTAAAAATTTTAACAAAAAAAGTGATAACACCAACAAAAGAAGAGATAAAAGAAAATAGGAGATCGAGAAGTGCAAAACTTAGAGTTGTTCAAAAAATTTAG
- a CDS encoding penicillin-binding transpeptidase domain-containing protein has product MIQERVTNKKRDLNNKILKIFIVIVISFTIIFLKLIYINIIKSNEYKNIAETQWFENGKIVKAKRGTIYDRNGNILAISVLRYKLILNKNLVSNLDKTLEILSERLNLNKEELLKKVKDSSSQVVILNDIKESELENYKDLINDEIYFESYYKRVYPYGNLASYLLGAMGVDKGLEGIEFQFDSILKGEDGIMGFVKDATGKEIPGSEFIIKKPKDGKDIYLTIDINIQGMVEGELEKTFKEYKPKRVIGIIESVETGEIISIATIPNFNPENLEEFSLFSYPDPSYGFNYEPGSSFKPLVAAAALEEDLIKEDDKFYCKGYAVIDNKTFKCLKAHGEQTLKDLLKNSCNIGFIEVGKKIGEKLYYYLKLFGVGEEIGLDFPYEGKGDILDPKDWSATTLPTMSFGVGITVTPLQQTSFYQTIANGGNRLKPQIIKRIVDNNEVVFESKPILIKKVISKETADKVLSYLDYVVNGGGVRSAIISGYSIGGKTGTAGVVENGKYKEGYAVLWFIGVITAKNPKYIVTVVVDGIESQEVFAAGIAAPTFRRIAQFLINYYGIEKDEKIK; this is encoded by the coding sequence TTGATACAGGAGAGGGTAACTAATAAAAAAAGAGATTTAAACAACAAAATTTTAAAAATATTTATTGTTATAGTTATATCTTTTACAATAATTTTTTTGAAACTAATATACATTAACATTATTAAAAGCAATGAATACAAAAATATTGCAGAAACACAATGGTTTGAAAATGGAAAAATAGTTAAAGCAAAAAGAGGCACAATTTATGATAGAAATGGAAATATTTTAGCAATATCTGTTTTGAGATATAAACTAATTTTAAATAAAAATCTTGTAAGCAATTTAGATAAGACACTTGAGATTTTGTCTGAAAGATTAAATTTAAATAAGGAAGAACTACTCAAAAAGGTAAAAGATAGTTCTTCTCAAGTTGTAATTCTTAATGACATAAAGGAGAGTGAACTTGAAAATTATAAAGATTTAATTAATGATGAAATATATTTTGAATCATATTATAAAAGAGTTTATCCATATGGAAATTTAGCATCTTACCTTCTTGGTGCAATGGGAGTTGATAAAGGTCTTGAAGGAATAGAATTCCAATTTGATTCAATTCTTAAGGGCGAAGATGGGATTATGGGTTTTGTAAAGGATGCAACAGGTAAAGAGATTCCTGGTTCAGAATTTATAATTAAAAAACCAAAAGATGGAAAAGATATATATTTAACAATCGATATAAATATTCAAGGAATGGTTGAAGGAGAACTTGAAAAAACATTTAAAGAGTATAAACCCAAAAGGGTTATTGGAATTATAGAAAGTGTTGAAACAGGAGAAATTATTTCAATTGCAACTATACCCAATTTTAATCCAGAAAATTTAGAAGAATTTTCTCTTTTTTCATATCCAGATCCATCTTATGGATTTAATTATGAGCCTGGTTCTTCATTTAAACCACTTGTTGCTGCAGCAGCACTTGAAGAAGATTTAATAAAAGAAGATGATAAGTTTTATTGTAAAGGTTATGCTGTTATTGATAATAAAACTTTTAAATGTTTAAAAGCCCATGGAGAACAAACATTAAAAGATTTACTTAAAAATTCATGTAATATTGGATTTATTGAAGTTGGCAAAAAAATTGGAGAAAAACTTTATTACTATCTTAAACTTTTTGGTGTTGGAGAAGAAATTGGACTTGATTTTCCATATGAAGGAAAAGGAGATATTTTGGATCCAAAAGATTGGAGTGCCACAACTCTTCCAACAATGTCGTTTGGTGTAGGAATAACTGTAACTCCACTTCAACAAACCTCTTTTTATCAAACAATTGCAAATGGAGGAAATAGATTAAAACCTCAAATAATTAAAAGAATCGTTGATAATAATGAAGTGGTGTTTGAATCAAAACCAATTTTAATAAAAAAAGTTATTTCAAAAGAGACAGCAGATAAGGTTTTGTCTTATCTTGATTATGTTGTAAATGGTGGTGGTGTGAGAAGTGCTATTATTTCTGGATATTCAATTGGTGGGAAAACTGGAACCGCTGGAGTTGTTGAAAACGGAAAATACAAAGAGGGTTATGCTGTTCTTTGGTTTATTGGAGTTATAACAGCAAAAAATCCAAAATACATAGTAACTGTTGTAGTTGATGGAATTGAAAGCCAAGAAGTATTTGCTGCTGGTATAGCAGCACCAACATTTAGAAGAATTGCTCAATTTTTGATAAACTATTATGGAATAGAAAAGGATGAAAAGATTAAGTGA
- a CDS encoding Mur ligase family protein, translated as MKRLSEILNVIDYKKVINFKDHEIENLAMRINEIKENTLYFLFKGRTYDGTKNYEEASINGVKAFISDREFEIKEDTTLIVVNNVRDVLYKISCFLYDNPSQKMNVFGITGSSGKTSVVTILKNIFPYSSSISSLGVEILNEKVYEPETTQTTPESHYIQRYLNLALKRGSKNFIIETSSFALKDKRVFGIDFKASIFLNFSITHHLKIHGTILDYLNSKILLKSLTNGPFLINSDSPYSYFFKKDSNNFYFSYKEKKDFSVVDYEKNKENFKFTIKLLEKTYNINLKDEFDIYPVLPSLSLAYLTNLNIEEAISKIENMNLNPSGRWVVLSNDPFVVVDKSNTPLSIEFLVQKIKKIPFKRKFVLFSFFEEEDKRETYIISKILAENFNFIFITQDDTQYKNPFQCNINFIKFLRKFNSNFTFIEDRKEAIKKALIFTKKGDALFILGRGDQKYMKVRMNKKIPFNDIEITKELVNEIYLKRYYL; from the coding sequence ATGAAAAGATTAAGTGAGATTTTGAATGTTATTGATTATAAAAAGGTTATAAATTTTAAAGATCATGAAATTGAAAACCTCGCTATGAGAATTAATGAAATAAAAGAAAATACTCTCTATTTTCTATTTAAAGGAAGAACTTATGATGGAACTAAAAATTATGAAGAAGCAAGTATTAATGGAGTTAAAGCATTTATTTCTGATAGAGAATTTGAAATAAAGGAAGACACAACTTTAATTGTGGTTAATAATGTAAGAGATGTTCTTTATAAAATTTCATGTTTTTTATATGATAATCCATCTCAAAAGATGAATGTTTTTGGAATAACTGGAAGTAGTGGTAAAACATCAGTTGTTACAATTTTAAAAAATATTTTCCCATACTCTTCATCGATCAGTTCTTTAGGTGTTGAAATTTTAAATGAAAAAGTTTATGAACCAGAGACAACTCAAACTACTCCAGAATCACACTACATTCAAAGGTACCTTAATCTTGCATTAAAAAGAGGTTCAAAAAATTTTATTATTGAAACATCATCTTTTGCTCTAAAAGATAAGAGAGTTTTTGGAATAGATTTTAAGGCTTCAATTTTTTTAAACTTTTCAATTACTCATCATCTTAAGATTCATGGTACAATTTTAGATTATCTAAATTCAAAAATTCTCTTAAAAAGTTTAACAAATGGTCCATTTCTTATTAATTCCGACTCTCCTTACTCATATTTTTTTAAAAAAGATTCAAATAACTTCTATTTTTCATATAAAGAAAAAAAAGATTTTTCTGTTGTAGATTATGAAAAAAATAAAGAGAACTTTAAATTTACAATTAAACTGTTAGAAAAAACCTATAATATAAATTTAAAAGATGAATTTGATATTTATCCAGTTTTACCATCTCTTTCTCTTGCATATCTTACTAATCTTAACATTGAAGAGGCAATTTCAAAAATAGAAAATATGAATCTTAATCCTTCTGGAAGATGGGTAGTTTTGTCAAATGATCCTTTTGTTGTTGTGGATAAATCAAATACTCCTTTATCTATTGAATTTCTTGTTCAAAAAATAAAAAAGATTCCTTTTAAAAGAAAATTTGTTCTTTTTTCATTTTTTGAAGAGGAAGATAAAAGAGAAACATACATCATTTCAAAAATTCTTGCTGAAAACTTTAATTTCATTTTTATAACTCAAGATGATACACAATATAAAAATCCTTTTCAATGTAATATTAATTTTATTAAATTTTTAAGAAAATTTAACTCTAACTTTACTTTTATTGAAGATAGAAAGGAGGCTATAAAAAAGGCTCTTATTTTTACAAAAAAGGGAGATGCGCTCTTTATTTTGGGAAGAGGAGATCAAAAATATATGAAGGTTCGTATGAATAAGAAAATCCCTTTTAATGATATTGAGATTACAAAAGAATTAGTGAATGAAATTTATTTAAAGAGGTATTATTTATGA